A single Populus alba chromosome 7, ASM523922v2, whole genome shotgun sequence DNA region contains:
- the LOC118049660 gene encoding LOW QUALITY PROTEIN: molybdenum cofactor sulfurase (The sequence of the model RefSeq protein was modified relative to this genomic sequence to represent the inferred CDS: substituted 1 base at 1 genomic stop codon), giving the protein MDADKAEFLKEFGSDYGYPNGPKSIDEIRATEFNRLDQKGIVYLDHAGATLYSELQMEEIFKDFNSNIYANPHSQSDSSSATSDIIREVRQQVLDYCNASAKEYRCIFTSGATAALKLVGEAFPWSRESCFMYTMENHNSVLGIREYALSKGAAAFAVDVEDNVNXGGASGGEEARVKLSPHATQRRNEAKILEEEPSGNAYNLFAFPSECNFSGLRFSLDLANLIKENSERILEGSPFCKGHWIVLIDAAKGCTTCPPDLSKYAVDFVVISFYKLFGYPTGLGALVVQNDAARLMKKTYFSGGTVAASFADMDFVRRREGIEELFEDGTISFLSIASIRHGFKILNSLTPSMMSRHIAALTIYVKKMLLGLRHENEANVCILYEGHTSKLVCHESGSIVSFNLKRPDGSWFGYSEVEKLASLSGIQLRTGCFCNPGACAKYLGLSHLDLLSNLEAGHVCWDDNDIIQGKITGAVRVSFGYMSTYEDAKKFIDFITSSFVSKPNKSENWNMLRTKSILLSNEGHERKAGYYLKSITVYPIKSCTGFSVESWPLSSTGLQHDREWLLKSLTGEILTQKKVPDMCSISAYIDLNKGIMFVESPRCREKLEINLKTDSYPGGIEEIELHAQRYEVQYYENDVDLWFSHAVGHPCSLLRCCSSQNYSSLKKDKSGNLCGDVESRLNFANEAQFLLISEESVSDLNNRLSLNAQKGTRGTPVQINPMRFRPNLVVYGGEPYAEDGWLNIKIGNTNFVSLGGCNRCQMINLVHQAGLVQKSNEPLATLASYRRVKGKILFGILLRYEIQDKMGMQTGSWLRVGEEIHPNSE; this is encoded by the exons ATGGATGCAGACAAGGCTGAGTTCTTGAAGGAGTTCGGTTCCGACTATGGTTACCCAAACGGTCCAAAATCTATCGACGAAATTCGAGCCACTGAATTTAATCGATTAGACCAAAAGG GTATTGTATATTTAGATCATGCTGGTGCTACTTTATACTCTGAGTTACAAATGGAAGAAATCTTTAAAGATTTCAACTCAAATATCTATGCAAACCCAC atagccAAAGTGATTCAAGTTCTGCAACATCTGATATTATAAGAGAAGTTCGACAACAG GTGCTTGATTATTGCAATGCATCTGCTAAAGAGTATAGATGCATATTTACTTCTGGAGCCACCGCGGCTTTGAAGTTGGTTGGGGAGGCGTTTCCCTGGAGTAGGGAGAGTTGTTTTATGTATACTATGGAGAATCATAATAGTGTGCTTGGTATTAGAGA ATATGCTCTCAGTAAAGGGGCTGCTGCATTTGCAGTAGATGTTGAAGACAATGTTAATTGAGGTGGAGCATCTGGAGGCGAGGAGGCACGGGTGAAGTTATCACCACATGCAACGCAAAGGAGGAATGAAGCTAAAATTCTAGAAGAGGAGCCATCTG GAAATGCTTATAACCTATTTGCATTCCCTTCTGAGTGCAATTTCTCTGGTTTGAGATTCAGCCTCGACTTGGCTAATCTTATTAAGGAAAATTCAGAAAGAATTTTGGAAGGCTCTCCTTTTTGCAA GGGTCACTGGATTGTTTTGATTGATGCTGCAAAAGGATGTACTACATGCCCTCCTGATTTATCCAAGTAtgctgtggattttgttgtaaTCTCTTTCTATAAG CTATTTGGTTATCCAACTGGACTTGGTGCTCTTGTTGTTCAAAATG ATGCTGCCAGGTTGATGAAGAAGACTTACTTCAGCGGAG GCACAGTTGCTGCATCGTTTGCTGACATGGACTTTGTTAGAAGAAGAGAAGGTATTGAAGAGCTTTTTGAGGATGGCACCATTTCATTTCTGAGTATAGCATCAATACGCCATGGGTTCAAAATCCTCAATTCCCTAACTCCATCTATGATGAGTCG GCATATTGCAGCACTTACCATATATGTCAAGAAGATGCTTTTGGGCCTAAGGCATGAAAATGAAGCTAATGTTTGCATCCTTTATGAAGGTCATACTTCAAAG TTAGTTTGTCATGAATCAGGTTCCATAGTGTCATTCAACTTGAAAAGGCCTGATGGTTCGTGGTTTGGATACAGTGAGGTGGAAAAACTTGCTTCCTTATCTGGAATTCAGTTACGG aCTGGATGCTTTTGTAATCCAGGAGCATGTGCAAAATATCTTGGCTTATCTCACCTGGATCTTCTTTCAAACTTAGAG GCTGGTCATGTTTGCTGGGATGATAATGATATTATACAAGGAAAAATAACTGGGGCTGTTAGAGTGTCTTTCGGTTACATGTCTACGTATGAAGATGCCAAG aaatttattgattttatcacAAGTTCATTTGTATCAAAGCCAAATAAGTCAGAAAACTGGAATATGTTGAGAACAAAATCCATCCTCTTGTCAAATGAAG GCCATGAAAGAAAAGCTGGTTATTACCTCAAGTCTATAACAGTTTACCCAATAAAATCATGTACAGGATTCAGTGTGGAAAGTTGGCCTCTGAGCAGCACTG GTTTGCAACATGATCGAGAATGGCTTCTTAAAAGTCTAACTGGTGAAATCCTTACACAGAAAAAG GTTCCTGACATGTGCTCTATTAGTGCTTATATTGACCTCAATAAGGGAATAATGTTTGTAGAATCCCCTCGATGTAGAGAAAAATTGGAGATCAACCTGAAGACAGATTCATATCCAGGTGGGATAGAGGAGATTGAGTTGCATGCCCAGAG ATATGAAGTCCAATACTATGAGAATGATGTCGACTTGTGGTTTAGCCATGCTGTTGGCCATCCTTGCTCTTTATTAAGATGTTGTAGTTCCCAGAATTACTCCAGCTTGAAGAAGGATAAAAGCGGGAACTTGTGCGGAGATGTGGAGAGCAGATTGAATTTTGCCAATGAAGCTCAGTTCTTATTGATATCAGAGGAGAGTGTGTCCGACCTCAACAACAGATTGAGCTTAA ATGCACAAAAAGGAACTCGTGGAACGCCGGTTCAAATCAATCCAATGAGATTCCGGCCCAACCTGGTTGTATATGGAGGTGAGCCTTATGCCGAAGATGGATGGCTAAATATCAAAATCGGAAATACGAATTTTGTG TCGCTGGGTGGATGCAACCGCTGCCAGATGATCAATTTAGTTCATCAAGCTGGACTAGTGCAGAAGTCAAATGAGCCTTTAGCAACTTTAGCTTCATACAGGAGAGTGAAG GGGAAGATTTTATTTGGAATATTGTTGAGATATGAGATTCAGGACAAGATGGGGATGCAAACAGGGTCATGGCTTCGAGTGGGAGAAGAAATACATCCAAATTCAGAATAG